The nucleotide sequence GTGAAGAAGAATTTCTTAACTGGTATCAAAAACAGGAACGTCCAGAATATGACAAGCCCTCTTTGACTGTCGATATCGTACTGATGTGCTATAACAAAGAAGAAGATCAGCTGAAAGTTTTGTTGATCCAAAGAAAAGGGCATCCTTATCGAAATTCATGGGCATTGCCTGGTGGCTTTGTCCAAAAGGATGAGTCAACTGGAGAAAGCGTCTTAAGAGAAACAAAGGAAGAAACTGGTGTGGTTATTTCAAAAGAAAATATTGAGCAACTGCATACATTCAGTACGCCTAATCGAGATCCGCGAGGCTGGGTCGTCACAGTCAGCTACTTAGCCTTTATTGGAGAAGAACCGCTAATCGCCGGAGATGATGCCAAGGAAGTACGCTGGTTCACACTAGAACGTCATAGTAACAAGATCCATTTATCTAGCGGAGAAGTGGCTATCTCGCTTGATTTAGTCACTGG is from Enterococcus faecium and encodes:
- a CDS encoding NUDIX domain-containing protein, coding for MNRFASKEEEKLYYEHEASEEEFLNWYQKQERPEYDKPSLTVDIVLMCYNKEEDQLKVLLIQRKGHPYRNSWALPGGFVQKDESTGESVLRETKEETGVVISKENIEQLHTFSTPNRDPRGWVVTVSYLAFIGEEPLIAGDDAKEVRWFTLERHSNKIHLSSGEVAISLDLVTGESSGKDTLAFDHSQIILKAFNRVVNKMEHEPQVLQVLGKDFTITEARKVFAKFLGIDYKTIDHSNFKKAMLQYFDEIGERPVGIGRPSKIYQLKPGHHE